In the Arthrobacter zhaoxinii genome, one interval contains:
- a CDS encoding MarR family transcriptional regulator yields the protein MGLTQERVTVLRVLLADGPMRRAELARRLRVTAQTLGTALVSMAGQGLVEEVPAETVGRSGRWMAISERGQKLLADAENLEQDESTAGIGPELRSELIMLIRGLEHGKQQRAPGKPLLAGTPDGSPLAAPSDPQG from the coding sequence GTGGGACTGACCCAGGAGCGGGTGACCGTGCTGCGGGTGCTCCTGGCCGACGGTCCCATGCGGCGTGCAGAACTAGCCCGGCGTCTCCGCGTCACCGCCCAGACCCTGGGTACGGCGCTGGTAAGCATGGCCGGGCAGGGCCTCGTGGAAGAGGTGCCGGCCGAGACCGTTGGCCGGTCCGGCCGCTGGATGGCGATCTCCGAGCGCGGGCAGAAGCTGCTCGCCGACGCTGAAAACCTCGAACAGGATGAGTCCACGGCCGGAATCGGCCCGGAGCTGCGATCGGAGCTGATCATGCTCATCCGCGGACTCGAACACGGCAAGCAGCAGCGGGCCCCCGGCAAGCCGCTCCTGGCGGGGACGCCGGACGGGTCACCGCTGGCGGCGCCTTCCGACCCGCAAGGGTAA
- a CDS encoding acyl-CoA dehydrogenase family protein has product MSPVALPPEIEDLRLRTREFIRGTVMPAEPRPGAVVPGELLEDLRTAAKAAGVFAPHAPREYGGQGVPLEHWSPIFQEAGYSLIGPSALNCMAPDEGNMHMLHLIGSEEQKRRYLAPLIAGEARSCFGMTEPHPGAGSDPAALRSSAAKVDGGWLINGHKRFTSGANNAAFCIAMVRTEAVDGAPAGATMLLVDMDAPGVRIGEQLHTMDRAIGGGHPHLHFDDVFVPDGAVLGAPGEGFRYAQVRLGPARLTHCMRWLGLARRSLDIALDRTNRREIFGSVMNELGLAQEMIAQSVIDIETSDAIITKTAALLETDAKAGSALSSVAKAHTSEAVYRVIDRSLQLCGGDGVTDRLPLASYLNEVRAFRIYDGSNETHKWAIARRASARRRREAEHGAPDLADVSFPVSDAGFPAEAKA; this is encoded by the coding sequence ATGAGCCCCGTGGCCCTCCCCCCGGAAATCGAAGATCTGCGCCTGCGCACCCGCGAATTTATCCGCGGCACGGTGATGCCCGCGGAACCGCGGCCGGGCGCCGTCGTGCCGGGCGAGTTGCTGGAGGACCTGCGCACCGCCGCGAAGGCAGCCGGGGTGTTCGCCCCGCACGCACCCCGGGAGTACGGCGGGCAGGGCGTGCCGCTGGAACACTGGTCCCCCATCTTCCAGGAGGCCGGCTACTCGCTGATCGGCCCCTCGGCGCTGAACTGCATGGCCCCGGATGAGGGGAACATGCATATGCTGCACCTGATCGGCAGCGAGGAGCAGAAGCGCCGCTACCTCGCCCCGCTCATCGCCGGCGAGGCCCGCTCCTGCTTCGGCATGACCGAGCCGCACCCGGGCGCCGGGTCGGATCCCGCCGCCCTGCGCAGCAGCGCCGCGAAGGTGGACGGCGGCTGGCTGATCAACGGTCACAAACGCTTCACCAGCGGCGCCAACAACGCTGCGTTCTGCATTGCCATGGTGCGCACGGAGGCGGTGGACGGGGCCCCTGCCGGGGCCACCATGCTGCTGGTGGACATGGATGCCCCCGGGGTGCGGATCGGCGAGCAGCTGCACACGATGGACCGCGCGATCGGCGGCGGGCATCCGCATCTGCACTTCGACGACGTGTTTGTGCCCGACGGCGCCGTCCTCGGAGCGCCGGGGGAAGGCTTTCGGTACGCGCAGGTCCGGCTGGGTCCCGCCCGGCTGACCCACTGCATGCGCTGGCTCGGCCTGGCCCGGCGGTCCCTGGACATTGCCCTGGACCGCACCAACCGGCGGGAGATCTTCGGCTCGGTGATGAATGAACTCGGCCTGGCACAGGAAATGATCGCGCAGTCCGTCATCGATATTGAAACCTCGGACGCCATCATCACCAAGACCGCTGCCCTGCTGGAAACCGATGCCAAGGCCGGTTCGGCGCTGTCCTCGGTCGCCAAGGCCCACACCTCCGAGGCGGTGTACCGGGTGATTGACCGCAGCCTGCAGCTGTGCGGCGGCGACGGCGTCACCGACCGGCTGCCGCTGGCCTCCTACCTCAATGAGGTCCGCGCCTTCCGCATCTATGACGGTTCCAACGAGACGCATAAGTGGGCCATTGCCCGCCGTGCCTCCGCACGCCGCCGCCGCGAGGCGGAGCATGGCGCTCCGGACCTTGCCGATGTCTCCTTCCCGGTGTCCGACGCCGGTTTTCCCGCCGAAGCGAAAGCCTGA
- a CDS encoding TetR/AcrR family transcriptional regulator, which produces MAADDTQPEWRDFSVPALPPLLRAAMDCFVEHGYHGTAIRTVATRAGLSVPGLYHHYPSKQALLVGIAESAMADLYARSTAALAEAGNDVEERFALLVECLVLVHAYRWEHAFIAASEIRSLEGTARAGHIAARDRQQKLLDDVVAEAVRSGRFATGYPKDASRAVTTMCTGVAQWYRAGGPLSPEELAVRYVQICRGAVGAP; this is translated from the coding sequence ATGGCCGCCGACGATACGCAGCCCGAGTGGCGGGACTTCTCCGTCCCCGCCCTCCCGCCGCTGCTGCGTGCCGCGATGGACTGCTTCGTGGAGCACGGCTACCACGGCACGGCTATCCGCACCGTGGCCACCCGCGCCGGCCTGTCGGTGCCCGGCCTCTACCACCACTACCCCTCCAAACAGGCGCTGCTCGTGGGGATAGCCGAATCCGCGATGGCGGACCTCTATGCCCGCAGCACCGCCGCCCTGGCGGAGGCAGGGAACGACGTCGAGGAGCGGTTTGCGCTGCTGGTCGAGTGCCTCGTGCTCGTCCACGCCTACCGCTGGGAACACGCGTTCATCGCGGCCAGCGAGATCCGCAGCCTGGAGGGCACCGCCAGGGCCGGGCACATCGCCGCCCGCGACCGGCAGCAGAAACTGCTCGACGACGTCGTGGCCGAAGCAGTCCGCAGCGGCCGCTTCGCCACCGGTTACCCCAAGGACGCCAGCCGGGCGGTCACCACCATGTGCACCGGGGTGGCCCAGTGGTACCGCGCCGGCGGTCCGCTCAGCCCGGAGGAACTGGCGGTGCGCTACGTGCAGATCTGCCGCGGCGCGGTGGGGGCGCCGTAA
- a CDS encoding phosphotransferase family protein has protein sequence MHSAPDGIEVVATRSDAEALASPPLLILDEVTAFFDAHGLGSGPLSWTQIGDGQSNITYRIRRGNEDFVLRRGPRPPLPRSTHDMVREARIQQLLRVQGVPVPEILAVCEDESVLGVPFYVMAYLDGLVITNTIPPALSSMEDRRATSAAVVDALVRIHSVDVSGGDLASFGRPEGYLQRQVARFSGLWEVNTLRRLPEVARIGSWLADNVPDSSASAVLHGDYRPGNLMFAPQSPARVIAVLDWEMSAVGDPLADLGYLTATYSEPGSASTPLELTGVTRHPGYYTRADVIEAYRQRMDLDLDALPWYQALALWKASIFCEAIYTRWLKGERPNDKVFGPSLEAGVPQLLRAAAGFAGLAPAPL, from the coding sequence ATGCACTCCGCCCCTGACGGCATCGAAGTTGTAGCCACCCGTTCCGACGCCGAGGCGCTGGCGTCTCCGCCGCTGCTGATCCTGGACGAGGTCACGGCGTTTTTCGACGCGCACGGCCTCGGGTCGGGTCCGCTGTCCTGGACGCAGATCGGGGACGGCCAGTCCAACATCACCTACCGGATCCGGCGCGGGAACGAGGACTTCGTGCTGCGCCGCGGGCCGCGCCCGCCGCTGCCGCGCTCCACCCATGACATGGTGCGCGAAGCCCGCATCCAGCAGCTGCTGCGCGTGCAGGGGGTACCGGTGCCGGAAATCCTGGCGGTCTGCGAGGACGAGTCCGTCCTCGGAGTGCCGTTCTACGTGATGGCCTATCTCGACGGCCTGGTTATTACCAACACCATCCCGCCGGCACTGTCCTCGATGGAGGACCGCCGGGCCACCAGCGCCGCCGTCGTCGACGCCCTGGTGCGCATCCACTCCGTTGATGTGAGCGGCGGGGACCTCGCCTCGTTCGGCAGGCCTGAAGGGTACCTGCAGCGCCAGGTGGCCCGGTTCTCCGGGTTGTGGGAGGTCAACACGCTGCGCAGGCTGCCCGAGGTGGCCCGGATCGGCAGCTGGCTGGCGGACAACGTGCCGGACAGCTCCGCCTCGGCGGTGCTGCACGGGGATTACCGGCCGGGAAACCTGATGTTCGCCCCGCAGTCCCCCGCGCGTGTCATTGCCGTCCTGGACTGGGAGATGTCCGCCGTCGGCGATCCGCTCGCCGATCTGGGCTATCTCACCGCCACCTATTCCGAACCCGGCAGCGCCTCCACACCCCTGGAGCTGACCGGAGTGACCCGCCACCCGGGCTATTACACCCGGGCAGATGTCATCGAAGCGTACCGGCAGCGGATGGACCTGGATCTCGACGCACTGCCCTGGTACCAGGCCCTGGCACTGTGGAAGGCGTCGATTTTCTGCGAGGCCATCTACACCCGCTGGCTCAAGGGCGAGCGGCCCAATGACAAGGTGTTCGGCCCGTCGCTGGAAGCCGGGGTGCCGCAGCTGCTGCGGGCCGCCGCCGGGTTCGCCGGGCTGGCCCCGGCACCGCTGTAA
- a CDS encoding TIGR03085 family metal-binding protein: MAWVETERAELVRTLREADPLAPTLCEGWDVRRLLAHLVLREHAPWKIAADAVRRQKPGQEKQLGAVAAAASTPEGYAALVDRFAAGPGRFSPYRLDAANLVEYVIHHEDIRRGDGTAEPRELPAGEQQALWKQLGLMARMGYRGSPVGVELALPGSGRRRVKGGKSSVLVSGDVVDLALHAMGRRAAANVSIEGGGDAVRMFRQWAAD, from the coding sequence ATGGCATGGGTGGAGACGGAACGCGCGGAATTGGTCCGGACGCTGCGGGAGGCTGATCCGCTGGCGCCGACGCTCTGCGAAGGCTGGGATGTGCGCCGGCTGCTGGCCCACCTGGTGCTCCGTGAGCACGCGCCCTGGAAGATTGCCGCCGATGCGGTGCGTCGGCAGAAGCCCGGGCAGGAAAAGCAGCTGGGTGCCGTGGCCGCCGCGGCGTCCACGCCGGAGGGATATGCCGCTCTGGTGGACCGGTTCGCCGCCGGGCCGGGCCGGTTTTCGCCCTATCGGCTGGATGCGGCGAACCTTGTGGAGTATGTCATCCATCACGAGGACATCCGCCGCGGCGACGGTACGGCTGAGCCGCGGGAACTTCCTGCCGGAGAGCAGCAGGCGCTGTGGAAGCAGCTGGGCCTGATGGCGCGGATGGGATACCGCGGCAGCCCCGTGGGAGTTGAACTGGCGCTGCCCGGTTCCGGACGGCGCCGGGTGAAGGGCGGCAAGTCCTCGGTGCTGGTCTCGGGGGACGTGGTGGACCTTGCGCTGCATGCCATGGGCCGCCGCGCGGCAGCCAATGTCAGCATCGAAGGCGGGGGTGACGCGGTCCGCATGTTCAGGCAGTGGGCAGCGGACTAA
- a CDS encoding bifunctional 3-phenylpropionate/cinnamic acid dioxygenase ferredoxin subunit yields MSEGIRVADVDEIDEGEALTVDAETAGTADDIAVFHSDNGRFYALNDTCTHEDASLADGWIEGDEVECPVHSARFCLRTGEALCLPALTNTKAHRVDVRDGAVWLYPNVSPLDA; encoded by the coding sequence ATGAGCGAGGGAATCCGCGTTGCCGATGTCGACGAGATAGATGAGGGCGAAGCCCTCACGGTGGATGCTGAAACGGCTGGCACCGCGGACGATATAGCAGTGTTCCACAGCGATAACGGACGCTTCTATGCGCTCAATGACACCTGCACGCATGAGGATGCCTCCCTTGCCGACGGGTGGATCGAAGGCGACGAGGTGGAATGCCCCGTCCATTCCGCGCGGTTCTGCCTTCGCACAGGCGAGGCCCTGTGCCTGCCGGCCCTCACCAACACCAAGGCGCACCGCGTCGACGTACGCGACGGTGCCGTCTGGCTGTACCCCAACGTGAGTCCGCTCGACGCCTGA
- a CDS encoding SDR family oxidoreductase produces MTEQTPEQSAGRPRLKGKTAVVTGASRGIGLAIARRLVAEGAKVCITARNIGPLKEAAAEFPEGTVLAMAGKSDDPDHRTEVLDTVAETWGRLDILVNNAGVNPVYGPLSELDPEAARRILDVNVLGTLAWVSAVCAHEALDFRGRGGSVLNLSSVSAQTPATGIGFYGISKAAVEQLTRTLAVELAPTVRVNALAPAVVKTQFARALYEGREEKVSSAYPLKRLGTPEDVAGAAAFLASDDAAWVTGQIINLDGGLLVAGGAA; encoded by the coding sequence ATGACGGAACAAACGCCGGAGCAGTCTGCGGGCAGGCCGCGGCTGAAGGGTAAAACCGCTGTCGTCACCGGGGCCAGCCGCGGCATCGGCCTCGCCATTGCCCGCCGGCTGGTGGCCGAAGGTGCGAAGGTCTGCATCACGGCCCGCAACATCGGGCCGTTGAAGGAAGCCGCCGCCGAGTTCCCGGAAGGCACCGTGCTCGCGATGGCCGGCAAGTCCGATGATCCGGACCACCGCACCGAGGTGCTGGACACCGTGGCCGAAACGTGGGGCCGGCTGGACATCCTCGTGAACAACGCGGGGGTGAACCCGGTGTACGGCCCGCTGAGCGAACTGGATCCGGAGGCAGCCCGCCGGATCCTGGACGTCAACGTGCTCGGCACGCTCGCCTGGGTCTCCGCCGTCTGCGCCCACGAAGCCCTGGACTTCCGGGGACGCGGCGGCTCCGTGCTGAACCTGTCCTCGGTCTCGGCCCAGACCCCGGCCACCGGCATCGGCTTCTACGGCATCAGCAAGGCCGCGGTTGAGCAGCTCACCCGGACCCTCGCCGTCGAACTGGCTCCCACCGTCCGCGTAAACGCACTGGCCCCCGCCGTCGTCAAGACCCAGTTTGCGCGCGCCCTCTATGAGGGCCGCGAGGAAAAGGTCAGCTCCGCCTATCCGCTGAAGCGGCTCGGCACCCCGGAGGACGTTGCCGGGGCGGCCGCCTTCCTGGCCTCCGACGACGCCGCCTGGGTCACCGGGCAGATCATCAACCTCGACGGCGGCCTGCTCGTGGCCGGCGGCGCGGCCTGA
- a CDS encoding acyl-CoA dehydrogenase family protein produces the protein MSTTDIHDASRNRSARRIKERVVTEKDARNATEAARDTGESRPSFARGIYLGSYNLDLLGSLPPADPDEEARARLFLEALTDYCRTMDGLAIERTGVIPDENLRGLADLGVFGIKIPQQYGGLGLSLLNYGRALMVLGSVHPSLGALVSAHQSIGVPEPVKVFGNDAQKEEYLPRCAAGAVTAFLLTEPDVGSDPARLRTTAIPSDDGSEYVIDGVKLWTTNGVIAELVVVMAAVPPHGDSKGGISAFVVEMDSPGISVENRNNFMGLRGIENGVTRFTNVRVPAANRLGREGQGLKIALTTLNTGRLSIPAMCAASGKWSLKIARGWSGAREQWGRPIGRHEAVAKKLAYIAATSFALEAVFELSAELADAGTKDIRIEAALAKLWASEMAYNVADELVQVRGGRGFETADSLAARGERAVPAEQQLRDLRINRVFEGSTEIMHLFIAREAVDAHLSAAGDLAVADAPVGAKARAALKASGFYGKWLPTLAAGKGNMPRSYAEFGVLARHLRYAERASRRLARSTFLGMARWQAGLEQHQVFLGRIVDIGAEIFAISASCVRAVNIRREDPAEGAGAFELADAFSRESRVRIESLFNGLWHNSDDADRKLSKGVLDGRYTWQEEGVLDASEGTGPWISETALGSGPKENLHRRYR, from the coding sequence ATGAGCACCACTGACATCCACGACGCCAGCCGGAACAGAAGCGCCCGCAGAATCAAAGAACGCGTGGTCACGGAGAAGGACGCACGCAACGCCACCGAAGCCGCCCGCGATACCGGGGAATCCCGTCCGAGTTTCGCTCGGGGAATCTATCTGGGCAGCTACAACCTTGATCTGCTGGGTTCCCTGCCGCCGGCCGACCCCGACGAAGAGGCCCGTGCCCGGCTGTTCCTGGAGGCATTGACGGATTACTGCCGGACCATGGACGGCCTGGCCATCGAGCGCACCGGCGTGATTCCGGATGAGAACCTGCGCGGGCTCGCGGACCTGGGGGTGTTCGGCATCAAGATCCCCCAGCAGTACGGCGGCCTGGGCCTGTCCCTGCTCAACTACGGGCGGGCCCTGATGGTCCTGGGCAGCGTGCACCCCAGCCTCGGGGCCCTGGTCTCGGCCCACCAGTCCATCGGCGTGCCGGAGCCGGTGAAGGTCTTCGGGAACGATGCGCAGAAGGAGGAGTACCTGCCGCGCTGCGCCGCCGGGGCGGTGACCGCCTTCCTGCTCACCGAGCCCGACGTCGGATCCGACCCGGCACGGCTGCGCACCACGGCCATTCCTTCCGACGACGGCAGCGAATACGTGATTGACGGCGTCAAGCTGTGGACCACCAACGGCGTGATTGCCGAGCTGGTGGTGGTGATGGCTGCCGTTCCCCCGCACGGCGACTCCAAGGGCGGCATCAGCGCGTTCGTGGTGGAAATGGACTCGCCGGGCATCTCGGTGGAGAACCGCAACAACTTCATGGGCCTGCGCGGCATCGAGAACGGCGTCACAAGGTTCACCAACGTCCGGGTTCCGGCAGCCAACCGCTTGGGCCGCGAGGGCCAGGGCCTGAAGATCGCCCTGACCACGCTGAACACCGGCCGCCTCTCCATTCCGGCCATGTGCGCCGCGTCCGGCAAATGGTCGCTGAAGATCGCCCGCGGCTGGTCCGGCGCCCGTGAACAGTGGGGCCGGCCGATCGGCAGGCACGAGGCAGTAGCCAAGAAGCTGGCCTACATTGCGGCCACCAGCTTCGCGCTGGAGGCGGTCTTCGAGCTCTCGGCCGAACTGGCCGACGCCGGCACCAAGGACATCCGCATCGAGGCGGCGCTGGCCAAACTGTGGGCCAGCGAAATGGCCTACAACGTTGCCGACGAGCTGGTCCAGGTGCGCGGCGGACGGGGCTTCGAAACCGCGGACTCCCTCGCCGCCCGCGGCGAACGCGCCGTCCCGGCCGAGCAGCAGCTGCGGGACCTGCGCATCAACCGGGTGTTCGAGGGCTCCACCGAGATCATGCACCTGTTCATTGCCCGTGAGGCAGTGGACGCACATTTGTCCGCGGCCGGAGACCTGGCGGTGGCGGACGCCCCGGTGGGGGCCAAGGCCCGCGCGGCGCTGAAGGCCAGCGGCTTTTACGGCAAATGGCTGCCCACACTCGCGGCGGGCAAGGGCAACATGCCTCGGTCCTACGCCGAGTTCGGCGTTCTCGCCCGGCACCTGCGCTACGCCGAGCGGGCCTCCCGCCGGCTCGCCCGCTCCACCTTCCTCGGTATGGCCCGCTGGCAGGCCGGGCTGGAACAGCACCAGGTCTTCCTGGGCAGGATCGTGGATATCGGTGCGGAAATCTTCGCGATCTCAGCCTCCTGCGTCCGCGCGGTGAACATCCGGCGGGAGGATCCGGCGGAGGGTGCGGGTGCGTTCGAACTCGCGGACGCCTTCAGCCGGGAGTCCCGGGTGCGGATCGAGTCCCTGTTCAACGGCCTGTGGCACAACTCGGACGACGCCGACCGGAAGCTCTCCAAGGGGGTGTTGGACGGGCGCTACACCTGGCAGGAGGAAGGGGTGCTGGATGCGTCCGAGGGCACCGGACCGTGGATCTCCGAGACCGCCCTCGGGTCCGGGCCGAAGGAGAACCTGCACCGCCGGTACCGGTAA
- a CDS encoding NAD(P)-dependent alcohol dehydrogenase: MKALQYRAIGQPPEVVDIDTPEPGPGQVRLKVTAAGVCHSDEFIMSLPENEYIYGLPLTLGHEGAGVVDRVGDGVQYIEEGTSMAVYGPWGCGLCYECSSGRENYCRNAAKFGIVPPGLGAPGAMAEYLIVDSPRHLLPLGDLDPVQNVSLTDAGLTPYHAIKGSLEKLPSGATAVVIGVGGLGHVAVQILRAMTAATVVALDIDEAKLNLATDVGAHYTFPSEPGAVDLVRDLTGGRGVDALFDFVTNQATLDMGQAMVGSQGDQVLVGVGAGTLPVGLGATSAWETSIRAPYWGSRSELFEVLDLARGEGINVHTEVFSLDEAPAAYEKLKNNQLLGRAVVVP, from the coding sequence ATGAAGGCCCTTCAATACCGCGCCATCGGCCAGCCGCCCGAAGTGGTGGACATCGACACCCCGGAGCCCGGCCCCGGCCAGGTGCGCCTGAAGGTCACTGCTGCGGGTGTGTGCCACTCTGACGAATTCATCATGAGCCTGCCCGAGAACGAGTACATTTACGGGCTGCCCCTGACCCTGGGACACGAGGGCGCCGGCGTGGTGGACCGGGTGGGCGACGGCGTGCAGTACATCGAAGAGGGCACGTCCATGGCCGTCTACGGCCCGTGGGGCTGCGGACTTTGCTACGAGTGTTCCAGCGGCCGGGAAAACTACTGCCGGAACGCGGCGAAATTCGGCATAGTCCCGCCCGGGCTCGGCGCTCCCGGAGCCATGGCCGAATACCTGATCGTGGACAGTCCCCGGCACCTGCTCCCGCTCGGGGACCTGGATCCCGTGCAGAACGTGTCCCTGACCGACGCCGGACTCACGCCGTACCACGCGATCAAGGGTTCGCTGGAGAAACTGCCCTCCGGTGCCACCGCCGTCGTCATCGGCGTCGGCGGGCTGGGGCACGTAGCCGTGCAGATCCTGCGGGCCATGACCGCGGCCACCGTCGTGGCGCTGGACATTGACGAGGCGAAGCTGAACCTGGCCACCGACGTCGGCGCGCACTACACCTTCCCATCCGAGCCCGGGGCTGTGGACCTGGTCCGGGATCTGACCGGCGGCCGGGGCGTGGATGCCCTCTTCGACTTCGTAACCAACCAGGCCACCCTGGATATGGGCCAGGCGATGGTGGGTTCCCAGGGCGACCAGGTGCTGGTGGGCGTCGGCGCCGGCACCCTTCCGGTGGGTCTGGGTGCCACCTCGGCCTGGGAAACCTCCATCCGCGCCCCGTACTGGGGCTCCCGGTCGGAGCTGTTCGAGGTGCTGGACCTCGCCCGCGGTGAAGGCATCAACGTCCACACCGAAGTCTTCAGCCTGGACGAAGCTCCCGCGGCCTACGAGAAGCTGAAGAACAACCAGCTGCTCGGCCGCGCCGTCGTCGTGCCGTAA